A window from Streptomyces sp. NBC_00271 encodes these proteins:
- a CDS encoding glycoside hydrolase family 88 protein codes for MRRRRLLTGGAALAAAASLQPALTDTAQAAPSPAAPLPSRAAVVAVLRRVADQWIGAHTDPGDNGWANATFFSGLLALQRLTGSPRYLAYARNWAEKHAYGLNGGVTTRHADNHNAGQAYLDLYEIEPEESKISAIEESLHRMVYTDQPDKNDDWWWDDALHMAMPPFARIGVLRGDPGYWQKLYALYDHTKRVEGGPGLYDAGTGLWYRDKRFLPGVPGGILSPAGKPVVWSRGNGWVAGGHAKTLKALPPAERHTGEYRDTLVRLVTAVAGIQRTDGFWNVNLADATHLPGPETSGTSFFLYGTSYAIRAGLVDRRTHLPVVARAWNGLVSTAVHPDGLLGYVQNVGDRPESSQPVTYDSTANFGVGAFLLAGTELARLAGP; via the coding sequence ATGCGTAGACGACGCCTGCTGACCGGTGGAGCCGCCCTCGCGGCCGCCGCTTCGCTCCAGCCCGCCCTGACGGACACCGCGCAAGCCGCTCCGTCGCCCGCCGCGCCGCTGCCTTCCAGAGCCGCGGTCGTCGCCGTCCTGCGGCGCGTGGCCGACCAGTGGATCGGCGCGCACACGGACCCCGGCGACAACGGCTGGGCCAACGCCACCTTCTTCAGCGGACTGCTCGCTCTCCAGCGCCTGACCGGCAGCCCCCGCTATCTGGCGTACGCCAGGAACTGGGCCGAGAAGCACGCGTACGGCCTCAACGGCGGGGTCACCACGCGCCATGCCGACAACCACAACGCCGGGCAGGCCTACCTCGACCTGTACGAGATCGAGCCGGAGGAGAGCAAGATCTCCGCCATCGAGGAGTCGCTCCACCGCATGGTCTACACCGACCAGCCGGACAAGAACGACGACTGGTGGTGGGACGACGCCCTGCACATGGCGATGCCTCCGTTCGCCAGGATCGGGGTGCTCCGCGGCGACCCTGGGTACTGGCAGAAGCTGTACGCCCTCTACGACCACACCAAGCGTGTGGAGGGCGGACCCGGACTCTACGATGCCGGCACGGGGCTCTGGTACCGGGACAAGCGGTTCCTCCCCGGGGTCCCCGGCGGGATCCTCTCGCCCGCGGGAAAGCCGGTGGTCTGGTCGCGCGGCAACGGCTGGGTGGCGGGCGGACACGCCAAGACGCTCAAGGCGCTGCCGCCCGCCGAGCGGCACACCGGCGAGTACCGCGACACCCTGGTACGTCTGGTGACGGCCGTCGCCGGGATCCAGCGCACCGACGGCTTCTGGAACGTCAACCTCGCCGACGCCACCCATCTGCCCGGCCCCGAGACGAGCGGCACCTCCTTCTTCCTCTACGGCACCTCCTACGCGATCCGGGCCGGCCTCGTCGACCGGCGTACCCACCTCCCGGTCGTGGCCCGCGCCTGGAACGGCCTCGTCAGCACGGCCGTACACCCGGACGGGCTCCTCGGCTACGTCCAGAACGTCGGCGACCGCCCGGAATCCAGCCAGCCCGTCACCTACGACAGCACCGCGAACTTCGGCGTGGGCGCCTTCCTGCTCGCCGGCACCGAACTCGCCCGCCTGGCCGGACCCTGA
- a CDS encoding RICIN domain-containing protein — protein sequence MHTIRSGSTRAALRIFLLLAALLGLAVPPAAHASTAATPFKVLALYSGTYDAAHIDFDKEANVWFPQQAAANGFTYTASTNWDLLANGGVSAYQVVLFLDDLPQTTAQRTGFEAYMRGGGGFMGFHVSAFTTDAASWSWYHNTFLGSGNFVSNTWGPTSVTLKVEDRTHAATKNLPATFTSSVSEWYSWSNDLRQNPNIRILASIDPSSFPVGTDPNQSWYSGYYPILWTNTQYKMLYANFGHNAMNYTTNTRLSSTFASATQNQFLLDGLKWLGGADTGTPPADSPSETAWYSLTNAGNGTCVDARSAATANGTVIQQYACNGTQAQQFQFRSTDSGYRQAAIRVNPQQVIDVTGVSTADNAPLQLWSYSGGQNQQWLPVKESTGRYHFTARHSGKCLTAASASTNSVQLTQRTCDGSAAQSFTLTAQP from the coding sequence ATGCACACCATCAGATCCGGTTCCACCCGCGCGGCCCTGAGAATCTTCCTCCTGCTGGCGGCGCTGCTCGGCCTCGCGGTACCGCCCGCCGCCCACGCGAGCACCGCGGCGACCCCGTTCAAGGTGCTCGCCCTCTACAGCGGCACCTACGACGCGGCGCACATCGACTTCGACAAGGAGGCCAACGTCTGGTTCCCGCAGCAGGCCGCGGCGAACGGCTTCACCTACACGGCCAGCACCAACTGGGACCTGCTCGCCAACGGCGGGGTCAGCGCGTACCAAGTCGTCCTGTTCCTCGACGACTTGCCGCAGACCACCGCGCAACGCACCGGGTTCGAGGCGTACATGAGGGGCGGCGGCGGCTTCATGGGCTTCCACGTCTCCGCCTTCACGACGGACGCGGCGAGCTGGTCCTGGTACCACAACACGTTCCTCGGCTCGGGCAACTTCGTGTCCAACACCTGGGGTCCGACATCGGTGACCCTGAAGGTCGAGGACCGGACGCACGCGGCCACCAAGAACCTGCCGGCCACGTTCACCTCGTCGGTCAGCGAGTGGTACAGCTGGTCCAACGATCTGCGACAGAACCCGAACATCAGGATCCTGGCCTCGATCGACCCGAGCAGCTTCCCGGTGGGAACTGATCCCAACCAGTCCTGGTACAGCGGCTATTACCCGATCCTGTGGACCAACACGCAGTACAAGATGCTGTACGCGAACTTCGGCCACAACGCGATGAACTACACGACCAACACGCGTCTGTCCTCGACGTTCGCGAGCGCGACACAGAATCAGTTCCTGCTGGACGGCCTGAAGTGGCTGGGAGGGGCCGACACCGGCACGCCTCCGGCCGACTCTCCCTCGGAGACCGCCTGGTACTCGCTGACGAATGCCGGCAACGGCACCTGTGTGGACGCCCGTTCGGCAGCCACGGCGAACGGGACCGTGATCCAGCAGTACGCCTGCAACGGCACCCAGGCCCAGCAGTTCCAGTTCCGCTCGACCGACAGCGGGTACCGGCAGGCGGCCATCCGTGTCAATCCACAGCAGGTCATCGACGTGACCGGTGTCTCGACGGCCGACAACGCGCCGCTCCAGTTGTGGAGTTACTCCGGCGGACAGAACCAGCAGTGGCTTCCGGTGAAGGAGAGCACCGGGCGCTACCACTTCACGGCTCGCCACAGCGGCAAGTGCCTGACCGCGGCGAGCGCCTCGACGAACAGCGTCCAGCTCACCCAGCGCACCTGCGACGGCTCCGCGGCACAGAGCTTCACGCTCACCGCGCAGCCCTGA
- a CDS encoding MurR/RpiR family transcriptional regulator: MPSPQQARAQASAITSGKTAPEVGAAPTSQLRELFDGPRLSPGQRRIAQYLIEHITEAAFLSITDLAERVGVSQPSVTRFAAAVGFSGYPALREKLQAIALSTLSSAPGAPAEDHGNELQLAVDAEIENLENLRRDFADPDQVITIGRALSQSTPLTVLGLRISVSLAEYFAYAARRIHPDVRLVTRGGSVAYDALLQSREAGGTWLLAFGMPRHAQETLTAVRVARSAGLKVALITDLALGPLADEADATFTVGTGARLVFDSYAAPVMMSAALLQAMSDADPERTQARLEEYEQIAEQHQFFLKD, from the coding sequence GTGCCATCGCCGCAGCAGGCACGCGCTCAGGCGTCTGCCATCACCTCGGGGAAGACTGCTCCGGAGGTGGGCGCGGCACCCACGTCCCAGCTCAGGGAGTTGTTCGACGGCCCCCGGCTCTCGCCCGGACAGCGCCGTATCGCCCAGTACCTGATCGAGCACATCACCGAGGCGGCGTTCCTGTCGATCACCGATCTCGCCGAGCGCGTCGGGGTCAGCCAGCCTTCGGTGACCCGCTTCGCCGCGGCGGTCGGCTTCAGCGGCTACCCCGCACTGCGGGAGAAACTGCAGGCCATCGCGCTCAGCACACTCTCCAGCGCCCCGGGCGCGCCGGCGGAGGACCACGGCAACGAACTGCAGTTGGCGGTGGACGCCGAGATCGAGAACCTGGAGAACCTGCGCCGCGACTTCGCTGATCCGGACCAGGTGATCACCATCGGCCGCGCGCTGTCGCAGTCGACCCCGCTCACCGTTCTCGGCCTGCGCATCTCGGTCTCGCTGGCGGAGTACTTCGCGTACGCCGCCCGCCGCATCCACCCCGATGTGCGGCTGGTGACGCGCGGCGGGAGCGTCGCCTACGACGCGCTGCTCCAGTCGCGCGAGGCGGGCGGCACCTGGCTGCTCGCCTTCGGAATGCCCCGTCATGCCCAGGAGACGCTGACCGCGGTGCGGGTCGCACGCAGCGCGGGGCTGAAGGTCGCCCTGATCACCGACCTGGCGCTCGGACCGCTCGCGGACGAGGCCGACGCCACCTTCACCGTAGGCACCGGGGCCCGGCTCGTCTTCGACTCCTACGCCGCGCCCGTCATGATGTCGGCGGCGCTCCTCCAGGCCATGTCCGACGCCGACCCGGAGCGGACGCAGGCGCGGCTTGAGGAGTACGAGCAGATCGCGGAGCAGCACCAGTTCTTCCTCAAGGACTGA
- a CDS encoding nucleoside/nucleotide kinase family protein produces MTFDDLVERAAALVRPGRRAILGITGSPGAGKTTLAERLVRELNGDAPGRVAHVPMDGFHLADVELDRLGRRDRKGAPDTFDAAGYAALLGRLRDEEEDDIVYAPGFERTLEQPIAGAVPVLRSARLIITEGNYLLLGDGAWARVRSRLDEVWFCELDEEERVRRLVERHEEFGKDHDTAVAWVLGTDQRNADLVDATRDRADLVVGAEVTAAAVPARVPLGHHPRDSRSVR; encoded by the coding sequence ATGACCTTCGACGACCTCGTGGAGCGGGCCGCGGCGCTGGTGCGCCCCGGTCGGCGTGCGATTCTCGGGATCACGGGAAGCCCTGGCGCGGGCAAGACCACGCTGGCCGAGCGCCTGGTCCGGGAGCTGAACGGCGACGCGCCCGGCCGGGTCGCGCATGTGCCGATGGACGGGTTCCATCTCGCGGACGTCGAGCTGGACAGGCTGGGCCGCCGGGACCGCAAGGGCGCTCCTGACACCTTCGACGCGGCGGGGTATGCGGCGCTGTTGGGCAGGCTGCGTGACGAGGAAGAGGACGACATCGTCTACGCGCCGGGCTTCGAGCGGACCTTGGAGCAGCCGATCGCGGGCGCCGTCCCGGTCCTGCGCAGCGCCCGCCTGATCATCACCGAGGGCAACTACCTCCTGCTGGGGGACGGGGCGTGGGCGCGCGTACGGTCACGGCTGGACGAGGTGTGGTTCTGCGAGCTCGACGAGGAAGAGCGCGTACGTCGTCTCGTCGAGCGCCACGAGGAGTTCGGCAAGGACCACGACACGGCGGTGGCCTGGGTGCTCGGCACGGACCAGCGCAACGCCGACCTGGTCGACGCGACACGGGACCGTGCCGACCTGGTCGTCGGCGCGGAGGTCACCGCCGCAGCAGTTCCAGCGCGGGTTCCCCTCGGTCATCACCCGCGGGATTCCCGATCAGTGCGGTGA
- a CDS encoding DUF6191 domain-containing protein produces MGFAVFMTLPGLVILLTLAAFADQLLLRAGRAGLLPWRNGVRQGQISATGFEQLHASLSPGKQNELKERQSALVLRDDEEDGAPPHRTTIDLEGGTAVVRRPRS; encoded by the coding sequence ATGGGATTCGCCGTCTTCATGACCCTGCCGGGACTGGTCATCCTGCTGACTCTAGCGGCCTTCGCGGACCAGCTGTTGCTGCGCGCCGGACGGGCTGGCCTTCTGCCGTGGCGGAACGGCGTGCGCCAGGGCCAGATATCCGCGACCGGCTTCGAGCAGTTGCACGCGAGTCTCTCGCCGGGCAAGCAGAACGAGCTCAAGGAGCGGCAGTCGGCCCTGGTGCTGCGGGACGACGAGGAGGACGGGGCACCCCCGCACCGTACGACGATCGACCTGGAGGGCGGGACGGCGGTCGTGCGCAGGCCGCGCTCATGA
- a CDS encoding serine hydrolase domain-containing protein translates to MVSAMVGRGTALGAALLALLAVPAQAGTAAAADLPTPDDAGLQAVLHTALSQGAPGAMVRVDDNGTVHRLSEGVADRATGRAITTTDRFRVGSVTKSFSSVVLLQLVDEGRLNLDASVNTYLPGLLPDDRITVRQVMSHRSGLYDYTNDMFAQTVPGFESVRNKVFSYQDLVTLSLKHGVTNAPGAAYSYSNTNFVVAGMLIEKLTGHSVATEYQHRIFTPLNLTDTFYVHPDTAIPGTHANGYLTPDEAGGALVDSTEQTVSWAQSAGAIISSTQDLDTFFSALMSGQLMSAAQLTQMQQWTTVNSTQGYGLGLRRRDLSCGISVYGHTGTVQGYYTYAFASKDGKRSVTALANTSNNVNVLNTMARTLESAFCGKATTTKLRSATSSATPVERHEDIAPGIARD, encoded by the coding sequence ATGGTCTCAGCAATGGTGGGCAGAGGTACGGCGCTGGGCGCGGCGCTGTTGGCCCTCCTCGCAGTCCCCGCACAGGCCGGCACCGCCGCGGCCGCGGATCTGCCGACACCCGACGACGCCGGTCTGCAGGCGGTGTTGCACACGGCTCTGTCCCAGGGCGCCCCCGGTGCGATGGTGCGGGTCGACGACAACGGCACGGTCCACCGGCTGTCGGAGGGAGTCGCCGACCGGGCCACCGGGCGTGCGATCACCACGACCGACCGGTTCCGCGTCGGCAGCGTCACCAAGAGTTTCTCCTCCGTGGTCCTGCTGCAGCTGGTGGACGAGGGCAGGCTCAACCTGGACGCTTCGGTGAACACCTATCTGCCCGGGCTGCTGCCCGACGACCGGATCACCGTGCGTCAGGTGATGAGCCACCGCAGTGGGCTGTACGACTACACCAACGACATGTTCGCGCAGACGGTCCCGGGCTTCGAGTCCGTCCGCAACAAGGTCTTCAGCTACCAGGACCTGGTCACCCTCTCCCTCAAGCACGGGGTCACCAACGCACCGGGCGCAGCCTATTCGTACTCCAACACGAACTTCGTCGTCGCGGGCATGCTCATCGAGAAGCTCACCGGCCACTCCGTGGCCACGGAGTACCAGCACCGCATCTTCACGCCGCTGAACCTGACCGACACCTTCTACGTGCACCCCGACACCGCCATCCCGGGCACGCACGCCAACGGCTACCTCACGCCGGACGAGGCCGGTGGGGCCCTGGTGGACTCCACCGAACAGACAGTGTCCTGGGCGCAGAGCGCGGGCGCGATCATCTCCAGCACACAGGACCTGGACACGTTCTTCTCCGCGCTGATGAGCGGGCAGCTCATGTCCGCCGCGCAGCTCACGCAGATGCAGCAGTGGACGACGGTCAACAGCACCCAGGGGTACGGCCTCGGCCTGCGCCGCCGTGACCTGTCCTGCGGTATCTCGGTGTACGGGCACACGGGCACCGTGCAGGGCTACTACACGTACGCCTTCGCCTCGAAGGACGGCAAGCGCAGCGTCACCGCGCTCGCCAACACCTCGAACAACGTGAACGTGCTGAACACGATGGCCCGCACGCTGGAATCCGCGTTCTGCGGCAAGGCGACGACCACGAAGCTGCGCAGTGCGACCTCCTCGGCGACCCCCGTGGAGCGCCACGAGGACATCGCGCCGGGCATCGCCCGCGACTGA
- a CDS encoding VOC family protein, which produces MAARIDLTLDCADATLLAEFWKTALGYIDEPPPAPFTTREEWLAQFDLPEDDSADDGAWLCDPDGVGPRLSILKVPEPKTAKNRLHIDVRVPGHGGPEERWARIRAEAERIVKAGGSVLEEFDGHHVVMADPEGNEFCVAAGPA; this is translated from the coding sequence ATGGCAGCCAGAATCGATCTGACCCTTGACTGCGCGGACGCGACACTCCTCGCCGAGTTCTGGAAGACGGCACTCGGGTACATCGACGAGCCTCCGCCCGCTCCCTTCACCACCCGCGAGGAGTGGCTCGCGCAGTTCGACCTCCCGGAGGACGACTCCGCGGACGACGGCGCGTGGCTCTGCGACCCCGACGGCGTCGGCCCCCGCCTGTCCATCCTCAAGGTTCCCGAGCCGAAGACGGCGAAGAACCGCCTTCACATCGACGTCCGCGTGCCGGGACACGGCGGTCCCGAAGAGCGGTGGGCGCGGATCAGGGCGGAGGCCGAGCGGATCGTGAAGGCGGGCGGCTCCGTCCTGGAGGAGTTCGACGGGCACCACGTGGTGATGGCCGACCCGGAGGGCAACGAGTTCTGCGTCGCCGCCGGCCCGGCCTGA
- a CDS encoding DUF1232 domain-containing protein, producing the protein MDSTTWTVVLIVAILGAAALGVAIAVLVRLVRARRDLRRAGLPTGSRWVFWGAVAYLLLPTDLLPDPIYLDDIGVLLLALRSLRPPEAIDARGAAERGNPRERTGR; encoded by the coding sequence ATGGACTCCACGACATGGACGGTGGTCCTCATCGTCGCGATCCTGGGTGCCGCCGCACTCGGGGTGGCGATCGCGGTCCTGGTACGGCTCGTGCGCGCCCGCCGTGACCTCAGGCGCGCCGGGCTTCCGACCGGGTCCCGCTGGGTCTTCTGGGGTGCCGTCGCCTATCTCCTGCTGCCGACCGACCTGCTGCCCGACCCGATCTACCTGGACGACATCGGCGTACTCCTGCTCGCGCTGCGGTCGTTGCGCCCGCCCGAGGCGATCGACGCACGCGGTGCCGCGGAGCGCGGGAACCCTCGGGAGCGAACGGGACGTTGA
- a CDS encoding CAP domain-containing protein — translation MSELVPGGNVPLPGGTLTIRVPGPFDVSALITDDSGKVRGDADFVFYNQPTVPGARLTGEHLTIDPARLRSGASRVTVVVSPADPGTPLGRLPAPTLHVSGPGGHTLARFTPPRPQRETVLLLAEIYRRGTAWKLRALGQGYADGLAGIARDFGVEVAEDAAGDDPTPVAAPDPDGFLDLVNSVRGAAGSPPVSLDARLATAARAHASDMAARGLLSSESAQAISVYQRITSAGYAYLTVGEHLVSGPRTPGEFVEYCLSTEQSRDTLYNPAYSQAGLAYVPGRRSGDMYWTALWAKPFSRGGLQRTAGEVVALTNAERAAEGLAPLTVDALLTTAAQAHSDDMVGRAFYSHTSPDGSQPWDRAAAAGSERRTIGENIACGQRSPAEVVRGWMNSPGHRANILKPDFTHIGIGLAGGGTAGTYWTQLFGR, via the coding sequence ATGAGCGAGTTGGTTCCCGGGGGCAATGTGCCCCTGCCGGGCGGCACCCTGACGATCCGGGTGCCGGGTCCCTTCGACGTCTCCGCGCTCATCACCGACGACAGCGGCAAGGTGCGCGGCGACGCCGACTTCGTGTTCTACAACCAGCCGACGGTGCCGGGCGCCCGGCTCACCGGGGAGCACCTCACCATCGACCCGGCGCGCCTGCGGTCCGGCGCGAGCCGCGTCACCGTGGTCGTCAGTCCGGCCGATCCCGGTACGCCGCTCGGCCGACTGCCCGCGCCCACCCTGCACGTCAGCGGTCCGGGCGGCCACACCCTCGCCCGGTTCACGCCCCCGCGCCCACAGCGGGAGACCGTTCTGCTGCTCGCCGAGATCTACCGACGCGGCACGGCGTGGAAGCTGCGCGCACTGGGCCAGGGATACGCGGACGGGCTGGCCGGCATCGCGCGGGACTTCGGGGTCGAGGTCGCCGAGGATGCGGCCGGGGACGATCCGACACCGGTGGCGGCTCCCGACCCGGACGGCTTCCTCGACCTGGTCAACTCCGTGCGCGGCGCGGCCGGTTCCCCACCCGTCTCCCTCGACGCGCGGCTCGCGACCGCGGCCCGGGCCCACGCCTCCGACATGGCGGCACGCGGACTCCTCAGCTCCGAGAGCGCCCAGGCGATCTCCGTCTACCAGCGCATCACGTCCGCCGGATACGCGTATCTGACCGTCGGCGAGCACCTCGTCTCCGGCCCGCGCACCCCGGGCGAGTTCGTGGAGTACTGCCTCAGCACCGAGCAGTCCCGCGACACGCTGTACAACCCGGCGTACAGCCAGGCGGGGCTGGCGTACGTCCCCGGCCGGCGCTCCGGCGACATGTACTGGACAGCGCTGTGGGCCAAGCCCTTCAGCCGCGGGGGCCTGCAGCGGACGGCGGGTGAGGTGGTCGCACTGACCAATGCCGAGCGGGCCGCGGAGGGCCTGGCGCCGCTCACCGTCGACGCCCTGCTCACCACCGCGGCCCAGGCGCACAGCGACGACATGGTGGGCCGCGCCTTCTACTCCCACACCTCCCCCGACGGCAGCCAGCCGTGGGACCGGGCCGCCGCCGCGGGCTCCGAACGCCGCACCATCGGGGAGAACATCGCCTGCGGCCAGCGCTCCCCCGCCGAGGTCGTCCGCGGCTGGATGAACAGCCCGGGCCACCGCGCCAACATCCTCAAGCCCGACTTCACCCACATAGGCATCGGCCTCGCGGGCGGCGGCACGGCGGGGACGTACTGGACGCAGCTTTTCGGCCGCTGA
- a CDS encoding RNA-guided endonuclease InsQ/TnpB family protein, which translates to MQLRYAFRLDPGPGQRVALARAFGCARVVYNDAVAARERARREGAAFPSAGALSKTLITEAKQGPGRQWLSEVSAVILQQALRDVERAYTNYFSSLKGARQGARVGAPRFKSKRDARQAIRFTANARWKITEAGRLLLPKIGEVKVRWSRTLPSVPSSVTVIRDAAGRYFASFVVETDPDTDLARMPDADGLPSVGIDLGLTHFAVLSDGTKIDSPRFLRRAEKKLKKAQRESSRKQKRSKNREKARLKVARAHAQVADARREFHHQLSTQLIRESQAVAVEDLAVKALARTRLGKSVHDAGWAQFLAMLEYKAGRYGRVFVKVGRFEPTSQVCSVCGVKDGPKPLHVRTWTCTPCGTVHDRDHNAAKNVKQAAGLAVTACRAQVRPELVPAQREEAGSHGIHTGTRAAQRHRTR; encoded by the coding sequence ATGCAGCTTCGGTATGCCTTCCGCCTCGACCCGGGGCCCGGTCAGCGCGTTGCGCTGGCGCGGGCGTTCGGGTGTGCGCGGGTGGTGTACAACGACGCGGTCGCCGCCCGGGAGCGGGCCCGGCGGGAGGGTGCCGCGTTTCCGAGTGCGGGCGCGCTGTCGAAGACGCTGATCACCGAGGCGAAGCAGGGCCCCGGGCGGCAGTGGCTGTCCGAGGTGTCGGCAGTCATCCTGCAGCAGGCGCTGCGGGACGTGGAGCGCGCCTACACCAACTACTTCTCCTCTCTGAAAGGAGCCCGCCAGGGGGCACGGGTGGGGGCGCCGCGCTTCAAGTCGAAGCGGGATGCCCGCCAGGCGATCCGGTTCACCGCGAACGCCCGATGGAAGATCACCGAGGCGGGGCGGCTGCTCCTGCCGAAGATCGGCGAGGTGAAAGTGCGCTGGTCACGCACCCTGCCCTCGGTGCCGTCCAGCGTGACGGTGATCCGGGACGCAGCCGGCCGGTACTTCGCCTCCTTCGTCGTGGAGACCGACCCGGACACCGACCTGGCACGGATGCCGGATGCCGACGGTCTGCCGTCTGTGGGGATCGACTTGGGCCTGACACATTTCGCGGTCCTGTCGGACGGGACGAAGATCGACTCCCCGCGCTTCCTGCGCCGGGCGGAGAAGAAGCTGAAGAAGGCCCAGCGGGAGTCGTCCCGCAAGCAGAAGCGGTCGAAGAACCGGGAGAAGGCCCGCTTGAAGGTGGCCCGCGCACATGCGCAGGTCGCCGACGCCCGCCGCGAATTCCACCACCAGCTCTCCACCCAGTTGATCCGCGAAAGCCAAGCGGTCGCGGTGGAGGACTTGGCGGTGAAAGCCCTCGCGCGCACCCGGCTCGGCAAATCCGTGCACGACGCCGGCTGGGCGCAGTTTCTCGCGATGCTGGAGTACAAGGCCGGCCGGTACGGGCGCGTCTTTGTGAAGGTCGGCCGGTTCGAGCCCACCAGTCAGGTGTGCTCGGTCTGTGGAGTCAAGGACGGGCCCAAACCCCTGCACGTGCGCACCTGGACGTGCACGCCTTGCGGCACGGTCCATGACCGGGACCACAACGCCGCCAAGAACGTCAAACAGGCCGCCGGACTGGCGGTGACAGCCTGTCGAGCGCAGGTAAGACCGGAACTCGTTCCGGCACAACGCGAAGAAGCAGGAAGCCACGGAATCCACACCGGAACTCGTGCCGCGCAGCGGCACAGGACCCGGTGA
- a CDS encoding MBL fold metallo-hydrolase, producing MDTQRPRTEQTAGAAEKAAGARALDVRWIHGSPSAKHNTDPDIQVHAHDAHTMILRQNMAVDYEAPFLFLLFGEARAVLIDTGATASADCFPLRRVVDELMETWLTAHPRAGYELLVLHTHPHGDHVAGDGQFADRPGTTVVDAALDQAWPFFGFDGDPEGVARVDLGGRVLECLATPGHHAAAVTYFDPWTGFLLTGDTVYPGRLYVEDWAAFTRTVDRLIDFCAERPVTHVLGCHIEMSRQPGVDYPVRTTYQPDEPPLQMTTGQLHDIRAAIDTVGDRPGRHVFDDFVLCRRDVPEGR from the coding sequence GTGGACACCCAGAGGCCGAGGACCGAACAGACCGCTGGAGCAGCGGAGAAAGCCGCGGGCGCGCGGGCGCTGGACGTGCGGTGGATCCACGGATCGCCGTCGGCCAAGCACAACACCGATCCCGACATCCAGGTCCACGCCCACGACGCGCACACGATGATCCTGCGGCAGAACATGGCCGTCGACTACGAGGCGCCGTTCCTCTTCCTGCTGTTCGGCGAGGCACGGGCCGTGCTGATCGACACCGGTGCCACGGCCTCGGCCGACTGCTTCCCACTGCGCCGGGTGGTGGACGAGCTGATGGAGACATGGCTGACCGCCCACCCCCGGGCAGGTTACGAGCTGTTGGTGCTGCACACCCACCCCCACGGCGACCACGTCGCGGGGGACGGACAGTTCGCCGACCGACCCGGCACCACGGTCGTCGACGCGGCCCTCGACCAGGCCTGGCCGTTCTTCGGCTTCGACGGCGACCCCGAGGGCGTCGCCCGCGTCGATCTCGGGGGCCGGGTCCTGGAATGCCTGGCCACGCCGGGCCACCACGCGGCCGCGGTGACGTACTTCGACCCCTGGACCGGCTTCCTGCTCACCGGTGACACGGTCTATCCCGGCCGTCTGTACGTCGAGGACTGGGCCGCGTTCACCCGCACCGTCGACCGCCTGATCGACTTCTGTGCCGAACGGCCGGTCACGCACGTGCTCGGCTGCCACATCGAGATGTCCCGGCAACCGGGTGTGGACTATCCCGTCCGCACCACCTACCAGCCCGACGAGCCGCCCCTGCAGATGACGACGGGCCAACTGCACGACATCCGCGCGGCGATCGACACCGTCGGCGACCGCCCCGGACGGCACGTCTTCGACGACTTCGTTCTCTGCCGCCGTGACGTTCCCGAGGGCCGGTAA